A stretch of Fimbriimonadaceae bacterium DNA encodes these proteins:
- a CDS encoding redoxin domain-containing protein, whose product MMKQVIALGALGAVVCAGAFTFGNRAPEAPDFKLAAASGKTLSLTDFKGKYVILEWWNNGCPVVGKHYRSENIPKLQKEFIEKGAVWLTIVSSAPGKQGYVTTENAMTTMKGMGGQPTDILFDTTGETGKAYRATATPQIVLIGPKGEMLYNGAIDNNPRASGAAILQSENYLRRAWDEVHAGKPVSTPSTQAYGCAVKY is encoded by the coding sequence ATGATGAAGCAGGTAATCGCGTTGGGCGCTCTAGGCGCCGTGGTGTGCGCGGGTGCGTTCACGTTCGGCAACAGGGCCCCGGAAGCGCCCGATTTCAAATTGGCCGCCGCAAGCGGCAAGACCCTGTCCCTTACGGACTTCAAGGGCAAGTACGTGATTCTCGAATGGTGGAACAACGGGTGCCCTGTGGTCGGAAAGCACTACCGCAGCGAGAACATCCCGAAGCTCCAGAAGGAGTTCATCGAGAAGGGCGCGGTGTGGCTCACCATTGTGTCGTCGGCCCCAGGAAAGCAGGGTTACGTGACCACGGAGAACGCCATGACCACGATGAAGGGCATGGGCGGGCAACCCACCGACATCCTGTTCGATACGACCGGCGAAACGGGCAAGGCGTACCGCGCCACCGCGACGCCTCAGATCGTGCTGATCGGTCCGAAGGGCGAGATGCTCTACAACGGAGCGATCGACAACAACCCGCGGGCCAGCGGAGCGGCGATCCTGCAGTCCGAGAACTACCTGCGCCGCGCGTGGGACGAGGTGCACGCCGGCAAGCCGGTCTCGACCCCTTCCACGCAGGCGTACGGCTGCGCGGTCAAGTACTAG
- a CDS encoding sugar ABC transporter permease, whose protein sequence is MARTTNHRAKRDLIGYLFISPWLVGFLVFTAWPFVQSIYLSFTRYNIVTAPKWVGGANYQMLLTQDELFWKSAWVTLRYAAISVPIAIVIGVVLALLLNADVKGIAVFRTVFFLPSIVPVVATSVLFIWLLNPNIGLINRMLALIGVDGPAWLNTAPWAFYSLVMMALWGVGGSMVIYLAGLKDIPTYLYEAATIDGASAVHKLRHVTLPMLTPVIFFNLVMGIIGAFQTFTQAFVMTPGGGPQDSTYFYSLYLYNRAWKYLDMGYASAMAWMLFLVIVVLTALVFRTQRKWVHYGG, encoded by the coding sequence ATGGCGCGCACGACGAACCACCGGGCCAAGCGGGACCTGATCGGCTACCTGTTCATCAGCCCGTGGCTGGTCGGGTTCCTGGTGTTCACCGCGTGGCCGTTCGTGCAGAGCATCTACCTGTCGTTCACCCGCTACAACATCGTGACGGCCCCGAAGTGGGTGGGCGGAGCGAACTACCAGATGCTGCTCACCCAGGACGAGCTCTTCTGGAAGTCGGCCTGGGTGACCCTGCGCTACGCGGCGATCTCGGTGCCCATCGCGATCGTGATCGGGGTGGTGCTGGCGTTGCTGCTCAACGCCGACGTGAAGGGCATTGCGGTGTTCCGCACGGTGTTCTTTCTGCCCTCGATCGTGCCGGTGGTGGCGACGTCGGTGCTGTTCATCTGGCTTCTGAATCCCAACATCGGACTCATCAACCGCATGCTCGCCCTGATCGGGGTCGACGGGCCCGCTTGGCTCAACACCGCTCCCTGGGCCTTCTACAGCCTGGTGATGATGGCGCTTTGGGGGGTGGGCGGCAGCATGGTGATCTACCTTGCGGGGCTCAAGGACATTCCGACCTACCTCTACGAGGCCGCGACGATCGACGGCGCGAGCGCGGTCCACAAACTGCGACACGTGACGCTTCCGATGCTCACCCCCGTGATCTTCTTCAACCTGGTGATGGGCATCATCGGCGCGTTCCAGACGTTCACGCAGGCGTTCGTGATGACCCCCGGGGGAGGGCCGCAGGACAGCACCTATTTCTACAGCCTCTACCTCTACAACCGCGCCTGGAAGTACCTCGACATGGGCTACGCGAGCGCGATGGCGTGGATGTTGTTCCTGGTGATCGTGGTGCTCACCGCTCTGGTATTCCGCACGCAGCGGAAGTGGGTGCATTACGGTGGCTAG